One genomic window of Mercenaria mercenaria strain notata chromosome 2, MADL_Memer_1, whole genome shotgun sequence includes the following:
- the LOC128549598 gene encoding uncharacterized protein LOC128549598, giving the protein MKYGLIVFEVAPAVISVAGIHVTVTTKQLAFKKDPDIGRSLFLIVVVMVAAAEAAAAAATTEVVAIVLVEVTAAVIAVAVVVAVLVSTATKVVGVEKQQHGGDSNGGVDRSGGGDDGSSSDGGDGGSNYGSGGSSSGGLSYGVCRCGGGGGGGGGGGSSSGSSCTGGGNGCRGSSSSGCGGINCSSSGSC; this is encoded by the exons ATGAAATATGGACTGATCGTGTTTGAAGTAGCACCCGCGGTTATATCTGTGGCTGGTATACACGTCACTGTAACCACCAAACAGCTTGCCTTCAAAAAGGACCCAGATATAGGCAGAAGTTTA TTTTTAATAGTGGTGGTGATGgtagcagcagcagaagcagcagcagcagcagcaacaacagaaGTAGTAGCTATAGTATTAGTAGAAGTGACAGCAGCAGTAATAGCAGTTGCAGTGGTTGTAGCAGTACTGGTATcaacagca ACAAAAGTAGTAGGTGTAGAGAAGCAGCAGCATGGTGGTGATAGTAATGGTGGTGTTGATAGGAGTGGTGGCGGTGACGATGGTAGTAGTAGTGATGGTGGTGACGGCGGTAGTAATTATGgtagtggtggtagtagtagtggtggtttAAGTTACGGTGTTTGTAgatgtggtggtggtggtggtggcggtgGCGGCggtggtagtagtagtggtagtagttgTACCGGTGGTGGTAATGGTTGTAGGGGAAGTAGTAGTAGTGGCTGTGGTGGTATAAATTGCAGTAGTAGTGGAAGTTGTTAG